GCTTGGCCTGATCGCGGTCGACGATCAGCGTGACCTGGGCTGCACCGCGTCCTTCACGGGCATCGATGGCGGTCAGCTCCGGCAGTTCACGCAGGGCCGCCACCACTTTCGGGTACCACAGGCGCAACGCGGCCAGGTCACCGCTTTGCAGGATGTAGGAATACTGCGCGCTGGTCTGGTCGCGACCGCCGCCAAACTGCAGGTCCTGGTCGGCCATCAGGAACAGACGCCCGCCCGGCACCAGCGGCACGTCCTTGCGCAAGCGCTCGATCACCGCCTGGGCCGAGACCTTGCGCTCAGCAATAGGCTTGAGGCGCACCAGCATCACCGCGTTATTGATGCCATTGTTGCCGCCGATAAAGCCGGCCACGCTGAGCACCGCCGGGTCCTTGAGCACGGCCTGGCGGAAAATCTCCATCTTCGGCTGCATCACATTGAACGACAGCCCGTCATCACCGCGCACAAAACCGATCAACTGGCCGGTGTCCTGCTGAGGCATGAAGGTTTTCGGCACCACCACATACAGCGCGATGTTCACGCCCACGGTGATGAGCAGGCTGAGCAGGGTCAGGCGGCGATGGCGCAGCACCCAGTCCAGGCTGGTGGCATAGGCGGCGACCATGCGCTCGTTGATGCGGTGGCTCCAGCGCTGCAGCCCGGTCATGTGCCCTTTGACATGGGGCTTGAGCCAGCGCGCGCAGAGCATCGGGGTCAAGGTCAGCGACACGATCAGCGAGACAATGATCGCCGCCGACAAAGTGATGGAAAACTCACGGAACAGGTTGGTGACAATTCCCCCCATGAACAGAATGGAAAGAAACACCGCCACCAGCGACACGTTCATCGACAGCAAGGTGAAGCCGACCTCCTCGGCCCCCAGGTAGGCGGCCTTCATCGGCGGCACGCCCTCATCGATATGCCGGGAGATGTTCTCCAGCACCACGATGGCATCGTCCACCACCAGGCCGGTGGCCAGGATCAGCGCCATCAGCGAGAAGTTGTTCAGCGAAAAGCCGTACAGGTACATCACCGCAAAGGTGCCCACCAACGACACCGGCACCGCCAGGGTGGGGATCAACGAGGCGCGGAAGTTGCCGAGGAACAGGTACACCACCAGCACCACCAGGGCCACGGCGATCAGCAGGGTCATCTCGGCTTCATGCAGGGTGGCGGTGATGACCGGCGAACGGTCCATGGCCAGGTTGAGCTTGACGCTGGACGGCAATACGGCCTGCAACGCCGGCAGCTGTGCCTTGATCTGCCGGACGGTCTCGATGATGTTGGCGCCGGACTGACGGTTGATCACCAGCAGCACCGCTGAATCATTGTTGAAAAAACCGCTGTTGTAGCGGTCTTCCACGCCGTCGCTGATTTTCGCCACATCCCTCAGGCGCAGCGCAGCACCATCCTGGTAGCGAATCAGCAGCGGTTCGTAGTCCTTGGCTTTTTCCAGCTGGTCATTGGCCTGGATCTGCCAGTTGCGCTCGCTGTCTTCCAGGGAGCCCTTGGGCCGGCGCTGGTTGGCGTTGGCGATGGTGTTGCGCACATCGTCCAGGGCCACGCCGTACTGGTCGAGGGCCTTGGGCTCCAGCTCGATGCGCACCGCCGGCAGGGAGCTGCCGCCGATCTGCACTTCGCCCACCCCCGGCACCTGGGACAGGCTCTGGGACAAAATGGTCGAGGCCAGGTCGTACAGCTGGCCCTTCTGCAACACGTCCGAGGTCAGCGACAGCACCATGATCGGCGCCTGGGACGGGTTGATCTTCTTGTACGTGGGCATGCTGCGCATGCCACTGGGCAGCAGATTGCGCGAGGCATTGATCGCCGCCTGCACCTCGCGCGCCGCGCCGTTGATATCCCGGTCGGAATCGAACGCCAGAATCACCCGCGTCGAGCCCTGGCTCGATGAACTGCTCATGGTGGTGATGCCGGCAATCGCGCCGAACGAGCGCTCCAGCGGCGTGGCCACGGTAGACGCCATCACCTCGGGGCTGGCGCCGGGCAAGCTGGCCGAGACCACGATCACCGGAAAATCGATCTGCGGCAACGGCGACACCGGCAGCAGATTGAAGCTGACGCCACCGAGCAGCATGATCGCCAGGCTCAGCAGCAGCGTGGCGACCGGCCGGCGGATGAAAGGTCCGGACAGGTTCATGACTCAACCGGCTCCAGGCTCTGCGGTTCTTTGCGCCAGCGCC
Above is a genomic segment from Pseudomonas sp. R5-89-07 containing:
- a CDS encoding efflux RND transporter permease subunit, coding for MNLSGPFIRRPVATLLLSLAIMLLGGVSFNLLPVSPLPQIDFPVIVVSASLPGASPEVMASTVATPLERSFGAIAGITTMSSSSSQGSTRVILAFDSDRDINGAAREVQAAINASRNLLPSGMRSMPTYKKINPSQAPIMVLSLTSDVLQKGQLYDLASTILSQSLSQVPGVGEVQIGGSSLPAVRIELEPKALDQYGVALDDVRNTIANANQRRPKGSLEDSERNWQIQANDQLEKAKDYEPLLIRYQDGAALRLRDVAKISDGVEDRYNSGFFNNDSAVLLVINRQSGANIIETVRQIKAQLPALQAVLPSSVKLNLAMDRSPVITATLHEAEMTLLIAVALVVLVVYLFLGNFRASLIPTLAVPVSLVGTFAVMYLYGFSLNNFSLMALILATGLVVDDAIVVLENISRHIDEGVPPMKAAYLGAEEVGFTLLSMNVSLVAVFLSILFMGGIVTNLFREFSITLSAAIIVSLIVSLTLTPMLCARWLKPHVKGHMTGLQRWSHRINERMVAAYATSLDWVLRHRRLTLLSLLITVGVNIALYVVVPKTFMPQQDTGQLIGFVRGDDGLSFNVMQPKMEIFRQAVLKDPAVLSVAGFIGGNNGINNAVMLVRLKPIAERKVSAQAVIERLRKDVPLVPGGRLFLMADQDLQFGGGRDQTSAQYSYILQSGDLAALRLWYPKVVAALRELPELTAIDAREGRGAAQVTLIVDRDQAKRLGIDMDMVTAVLNNAYSQRQISTIYDSLNQYQVVMEVNQKYAQDPITLNQVQVITADGARVPLSTIAHYENSLADDRVSHEGQFASESIAFDMAPGFTVEQGTAAIERAIAKVGLPEDVIAKMAGTADAFAAAQKGQPFMILGALVAVYLVLGILYESYIHPLTILSTLPSAGVGALLSIYLLGGQFSLISLLGLFLLIGVVKKNAILMIDLALQLERHDGMSPQASIRSACLLRLRPILMTTLAAILGALPLLLGAGDGAEMRQPLGLTIIGGLVFSQILTLYTTPVVYLYLDRARHRFNAWRGVRTDAALDTAL